From a region of the Candidatus Brocadia sp. genome:
- a CDS encoding MFS transporter has translation MGRVIGITEVFRNRNFLKLWIGQIVSALGDRFNQMALLGLMIKKGGNVGQELSKITFWSILPFFVFSLFSGVLSDRWSRKRILIGSDIARIFLVCSMPWVIRDPACVAPAYPVIFAIGIFTCLFSPAKFSIIPNLVENRHLLIANSLIASSALLSVLAGTALGGIIFDSMGFQASLYLNAATYLFSACALWKLTVNEKKRPAGKGMAFVFTDIKEGMKYLCRDGRLIILIFFGAFFWLLGISFYIVLSDFAGKVWGFTSLMPLGLIFSLLGGGLVTGAVLTGKYGDRVKRNILYTGSVLMLACGIIVVAVVSSYTAASCTVFFVGIAGGAFLAPINADIQKITPDELRGRSFACKDIIMNATMIAPIPVIGKLTTFIAAREMMLSVGIGGLLAGIFVAWQSVKLNAIQEFAREDR, from the coding sequence ATGGGGCGTGTTATTGGGATAACCGAGGTGTTCAGGAACCGGAACTTTTTAAAGCTCTGGATCGGGCAAATAGTATCCGCACTCGGTGATCGATTCAACCAAATGGCGTTATTAGGGCTCATGATAAAAAAGGGGGGGAATGTAGGGCAGGAATTATCGAAGATTACTTTTTGGAGCATTCTGCCTTTTTTTGTGTTTAGTCTTTTTTCTGGTGTCCTTTCTGACCGATGGTCAAGAAAACGCATCCTGATAGGCTCAGATATAGCCCGGATTTTTTTGGTATGCTCCATGCCCTGGGTTATCCGCGATCCAGCCTGTGTTGCTCCGGCCTATCCCGTAATCTTTGCCATAGGTATTTTCACCTGTCTCTTTTCTCCGGCAAAATTTTCAATCATTCCCAATCTTGTTGAGAACCGCCACCTCCTGATCGCAAATTCCCTGATTGCGTCCTCCGCGCTCTTAAGCGTTTTGGCCGGCACTGCTTTAGGGGGTATTATTTTTGATTCGATGGGATTTCAGGCATCCCTGTACCTCAATGCCGCAACCTATCTTTTCTCTGCATGCGCCCTGTGGAAGCTCACGGTAAACGAAAAGAAACGCCCCGCAGGGAAGGGCATGGCCTTTGTTTTTACGGATATCAAGGAGGGTATGAAATATCTCTGTCGCGATGGCAGACTGATAATTCTCATTTTTTTTGGTGCATTTTTCTGGCTTCTCGGCATAAGTTTTTATATCGTACTATCCGATTTTGCCGGGAAGGTATGGGGGTTTACTTCCTTAATGCCTCTGGGACTCATCTTCTCCCTGCTTGGTGGCGGGCTTGTTACCGGCGCCGTTTTGACGGGTAAGTATGGCGATCGGGTGAAGAGAAATATCCTTTATACCGGGAGCGTTCTGATGCTGGCATGCGGCATAATAGTTGTTGCCGTGGTATCATCATATACAGCAGCTTCGTGCACGGTTTTCTTTGTTGGAATTGCCGGCGGGGCATTTCTTGCCCCCATCAATGCGGATATCCAAAAGATTACCCCCGACGAGTTACGAGGCAGGTCTTTTGCCTGTAAAGATATCATTATGAACGCCACCATGATCGCGCCGATACCCGTTATCGGCAAATTAACAACCTTCATTGCGGCCAGAGAAATGATGCTCTCGGTGGGCATTGGAGGGCTTCTGGCCGGTATCTTCGTGGCATGGCAGAGTGTCAAGCTGAATGCCATACAGGAGTTTGCACGGGAAGATAGATAA
- a CDS encoding 1-acyl-sn-glycerol-3-phosphate acyltransferase — translation MKKKRENTDHEKAAFFPGMLSRLREFLNNCFFFVLKTTGVVLLKVFFHIQVQNAGYIPREGPLIVAANHFSYMDPVVLQAMFPRRIAFMMTEIYYEGRGKWLFQLLHCICVTEKGSNRAALKQGMTVLKKNDVLGIFPEGGVSREGLLQEGNPGIGFLVAKSGAPVIPAFISGTYQALPKGAKIPRSTRITIIFGKPMAFEDMSEWGTKKGFEEIAKVVMERIAALALSDKRTE, via the coding sequence ATGAAAAAAAAGAGAGAAAATACCGATCACGAAAAGGCTGCGTTTTTTCCCGGCATGCTTTCTCGCCTTCGTGAATTCCTGAATAATTGCTTCTTCTTTGTGCTCAAGACAACGGGCGTTGTGTTATTAAAGGTTTTTTTTCATATCCAGGTGCAAAATGCAGGATATATCCCCCGGGAAGGGCCTCTTATTGTTGCTGCGAACCACTTCAGTTATATGGATCCCGTGGTACTGCAAGCCATGTTTCCAAGACGTATCGCTTTTATGATGACGGAGATCTATTATGAGGGTCGTGGAAAATGGCTTTTTCAATTACTGCATTGTATTTGTGTCACAGAGAAAGGCTCAAACAGGGCTGCGCTGAAACAGGGTATGACGGTGTTGAAAAAAAACGACGTTTTAGGCATCTTTCCCGAAGGCGGAGTGAGCCGGGAGGGTCTCCTTCAGGAGGGAAACCCCGGTATCGGTTTTCTCGTCGCAAAGAGCGGGGCGCCCGTCATCCCGGCATTTATTTCCGGTACGTATCAGGCATTGCCAAAGGGCGCAAAGATACCGAGAAGTACCCGGATTACCATAATTTTTGGCAAGCCGATGGCTTTTGAAGATATGAGTGAGTGGGGAACAAAGAAAGGGTTTGAGGAGATTGCAAAGGTAGTTATGGAGCGTATTGCAGCGCTGGCTCTTTCTGACAAACGAACGGAGTAA
- a CDS encoding alpha/beta fold hydrolase yields MFKTMQKNEILSDLSRYREEFILGHSNTACLLIHGFGCGPIQMRELAEKLSQWGFTARGILLPGHCKNMGGYSSTAHHDWIAKVESEYHQLKRVYREVVVIGFSLGALLTLQLSIRYSPEKIILMGTPLYLLRKYLPVPLAIRICKNFMKKVKTRQRRCYMESEGYTGYLRQPVDTHFSIPALYGLTEIMNVVNTGLQEVRSPALVIHSKKDLLAAPASAQHVMRHLGSDYKRLVWLERSHHLVMYDKEKDRVFRAIKEFVTDA; encoded by the coding sequence TTGTTTAAGACCATGCAAAAGAATGAAATACTCAGCGATTTATCGCGCTATAGAGAAGAATTTATCCTGGGCCACAGCAATACCGCGTGCCTGCTTATCCATGGGTTTGGTTGTGGACCAATTCAGATGCGGGAACTTGCGGAAAAGTTATCTCAGTGGGGCTTTACCGCCCGGGGCATACTCCTTCCGGGGCATTGCAAAAATATGGGTGGTTATTCATCAACCGCACATCACGACTGGATTGCAAAGGTAGAGTCTGAATATCATCAGTTAAAGAGGGTATACCGGGAGGTCGTTGTTATCGGGTTCTCCCTCGGTGCGCTCCTGACCTTGCAATTGTCTATCCGCTATTCCCCGGAAAAAATAATCCTCATGGGCACCCCCCTGTATTTACTCCGGAAGTATCTGCCGGTGCCTTTGGCAATCAGGATATGCAAGAATTTTATGAAAAAGGTAAAAACCCGGCAGAGGCGGTGTTATATGGAATCGGAAGGATATACCGGTTACCTGCGCCAGCCTGTCGATACCCATTTTTCAATCCCCGCTTTATACGGGCTTACCGAGATCATGAACGTCGTCAATACCGGATTGCAGGAGGTACGGTCGCCCGCGCTGGTTATCCATTCCAAAAAAGACCTTCTTGCTGCCCCCGCAAGCGCACAACACGTGATGAGACATCTTGGCTCCGACTACAAACGGCTGGTCTGGCTTGAACGAAGTCATCACCTGGTAATGTACGACAAGGAAAAGGATAGGGTTTTTCGGGCAATAAAAGAATTTGTAACGGATGCCTGA